Proteins from a single region of Lysinibacillus sp. JNUCC-52:
- a CDS encoding serine aminopeptidase domain-containing protein produces MLVKNEIWGQIPLLHISTDNMNENTPVVIFLHGFMSAKEHNLHYAYQLVNKGVRVLLPDAKLHGDRSEGLTETQMNLHFWDIVLNSIHEVEQLYKELKNKQLLANNKIGVAGTSMGAIVTSGCLKRYDWIQTAAICMGGPGFIKLGAYQLQQMAKSGVKFPMSEQEVQKTNELLAKYDISLTPEQFAGRPVFFWHGEHDKTVPFNDTYDFYLSLRAYYDENPSNLKFIADKHAGHTVTRTGMLAATDWLAQHLA; encoded by the coding sequence ATGTTAGTAAAGAATGAAATTTGGGGACAAATTCCTTTGTTACATATATCGACAGATAATATGAATGAAAATACCCCCGTAGTAATTTTCTTACACGGCTTTATGAGCGCAAAAGAACATAACTTACATTATGCATACCAGTTAGTAAATAAAGGGGTGCGTGTCCTATTACCAGATGCAAAACTTCATGGTGATCGCAGTGAAGGATTAACAGAGACTCAAATGAATCTACATTTTTGGGATATCGTTTTAAATTCTATTCATGAAGTAGAGCAATTATATAAAGAATTAAAGAATAAGCAATTACTAGCTAACAATAAAATTGGTGTGGCTGGCACTTCGATGGGTGCAATCGTTACATCTGGTTGTTTAAAACGTTATGATTGGATTCAAACGGCAGCAATATGTATGGGTGGCCCAGGTTTTATTAAATTAGGTGCCTATCAATTGCAGCAAATGGCTAAAAGCGGTGTGAAATTTCCGATGTCCGAACAAGAAGTACAAAAAACGAACGAACTTCTCGCAAAATATGATATCAGTTTAACACCAGAACAATTCGCTGGCCGCCCAGTATTCTTTTGGCATGGTGAGCATGATAAAACCGTTCCTTTTAATGATACGTATGACTTTTATTTATCATTACGTGCATACTACGATGAAAATCCGAGCAACTTAAAATTTATTGCAGATAAACATGCTGGTCATACTGTAACACGTACAGGTATGCTAGCGGCAACTGATTGGCTTGCACAGCATTTGGCATAA
- a CDS encoding Cof-type HAD-IIB family hydrolase, with the protein MKPHLIVLDLDGTLLTDQQQISLKTKKTLLQAKEQGHQVMIATGRPYRASDIYYHELGLTTPIVNFNGAYVHHPKNAAWQTMHTPIDLNVVREVVDSVNSYEYENIIAEVKDDIYVHTEDDRILNIFNMGNPKITLGDISTNLLVNPTSLLIQANETNSMIIRDHLQEVHAEVIEHRRWGAPLHIIEIVRRGLNKAVGISHVAKDLGIPRERIIAFGDEDNDLEMIDYAGIGVAMGNGIASLKNIANEITTTNNDDGIAKILIERLKLS; encoded by the coding sequence ATGAAACCGCATTTAATCGTTTTGGATTTAGACGGTACGTTATTGACGGACCAACAACAAATTTCTTTAAAAACTAAAAAAACATTATTGCAGGCTAAGGAACAAGGGCATCAAGTGATGATTGCCACAGGTCGTCCTTACCGTGCAAGTGACATTTACTATCATGAGCTTGGTTTAACAACACCTATTGTTAATTTTAATGGTGCTTATGTCCACCATCCTAAAAATGCTGCTTGGCAAACAATGCATACACCGATTGACTTGAACGTTGTACGAGAGGTTGTCGATTCGGTAAATAGCTATGAATATGAAAATATTATCGCTGAAGTAAAAGATGACATATATGTGCATACAGAGGATGATCGGATACTAAACATTTTTAACATGGGTAATCCCAAAATTACGCTCGGTGATATTTCGACAAATCTATTAGTTAATCCAACGAGTCTACTAATTCAAGCTAACGAAACTAACTCAATGATTATACGTGACCATTTACAAGAAGTTCATGCGGAAGTGATTGAGCATCGTCGTTGGGGTGCTCCGCTTCACATTATTGAAATTGTGCGTCGTGGCTTAAATAAAGCTGTCGGAATTTCACATGTAGCTAAAGATTTAGGTATTCCGCGTGAGCGTATTATCGCCTTTGGTGATGAGGACAATGATCTAGAAATGATTGATTATGCTGGTATCGGCGTCGCTATGGGGAATGGAATCGCTAGCTTAAAAAACATTGCCAATGAAATTACAACGACGAATAACGATGATGGCATTGCTAAAATACTGATTGAGCGCTTAAAATTATCATAG
- a CDS encoding DegV family protein produces MKIYTDSGCDLPKSYYEENDVILLPLRVQVNNNEYDDVLSIDSKEVYDAIRQGAHPKTSQVSPELFLKHFEDLAKSGEQGIYIAFSSELSGTYSTAVMIRNQVIEQYPTLKLAIIDSKCASLGHGLIVQEAVQLRKTDTPLEEIETKVSSLASQMEHLFTVEDLDYLAKGGRVSKASAFLGGLLSIKPILNVEDGKLVPIEKSRGRKKAIARMLDIMQERGGDFSDKIVGISHSDDEAFANDVKASIQEKFAPKEVQITMIGSVIGSHVGPGTIAIFFTNKSYQA; encoded by the coding sequence ATGAAAATTTATACTGATAGTGGATGTGACTTACCGAAATCTTACTACGAAGAGAATGATGTCATTCTACTTCCACTACGAGTACAAGTAAATAACAACGAATATGATGATGTCCTATCGATTGATTCTAAAGAAGTTTACGACGCTATCCGACAAGGCGCACATCCAAAAACTTCACAAGTTTCACCAGAACTTTTTTTAAAGCATTTTGAAGACCTTGCAAAAAGCGGAGAGCAAGGCATTTATATCGCCTTTTCATCTGAATTGTCAGGCACGTATAGTACAGCTGTAATGATTCGCAACCAAGTAATCGAGCAATATCCTACGTTAAAGCTAGCAATTATCGATTCTAAATGTGCCTCATTAGGTCATGGCTTAATCGTTCAAGAAGCCGTTCAACTACGTAAAACTGATACACCGCTTGAGGAAATTGAAACAAAAGTCTCCTCACTCGCTTCACAGATGGAACATCTTTTTACAGTGGAAGATTTAGACTACCTTGCGAAAGGCGGTCGTGTTTCGAAAGCAAGTGCATTTCTTGGTGGGCTCCTTAGCATTAAGCCAATTTTAAATGTTGAGGATGGCAAACTTGTACCGATTGAAAAATCACGTGGTCGTAAAAAAGCGATTGCACGTATGTTAGATATTATGCAAGAACGCGGTGGTGATTTTTCTGACAAAATTGTTGGCATTAGTCACAGTGATGACGAGGCCTTCGCGAACGACGTAAAGGCATCGATACAGGAAAAATTCGCTCCAAAAGAAGTTCAAATAACAATGATTGGTTCAGTTATTGGTTCTCATGTTGGACCAGGTACGATTGCTATTTTCTTTACGAATAAGAGCTACCAAGCATAG
- a CDS encoding alpha-amylase family glycosyl hydrolase produces the protein MKFKKWIGATAASLLLATSLIGATPAHADEVQTRTIAEESIFDLLVDRFFNGSGTNDFDTNTKDPTKFAGGDFTGLQDKLKFIGEMGYTIVSIGTIFDTEIYDGSMPTSYSKIEEHFGTEEEFQNVVKAYKEKNMSMMVDFPLNNVSPNHEWAQDTTKQNWIVSTDNGHIQWDLTNKDVQAALIESATTFVSTYDVGGIRLTNIADADSDFLNEMITALKDTKNSLYVITNEESDANFDASFSPATAEIFRNIFKNVDQDSSKLMEPFASEKPTQIMIDSLQTHRFTFDSASENMFPPTRLKMALGALFMMPGIPVVQYGTEIAMNGEEKPDTHQLYNFKTDEELIDYIKNVQSLRNQSATLRKGDFEVITNDNGLLVFTRKSEEEQWIIMVNNTGKTQRVDLTPEQIGEGKMLNGILQEEKVRINEKDVYPVILDREIVEIYQVKDDEGLNIPYMAALGLVYVVFIGFVIVIIKRGKKRRQEQDAAKQN, from the coding sequence GTGAAATTTAAGAAGTGGATAGGCGCAACAGCCGCATCGCTTTTACTGGCAACTTCATTAATAGGTGCAACACCAGCTCATGCGGATGAAGTTCAAACTAGAACGATTGCAGAAGAAAGCATTTTTGATTTACTCGTTGACCGTTTCTTTAATGGTTCGGGTACCAACGATTTTGATACAAATACGAAAGACCCAACGAAATTTGCAGGTGGTGACTTTACAGGTCTACAAGATAAACTAAAATTTATTGGCGAAATGGGCTATACAATTGTATCTATCGGAACAATTTTCGATACTGAAATATACGATGGCTCTATGCCAACAAGCTATAGTAAAATCGAAGAGCATTTTGGAACAGAAGAAGAATTCCAAAATGTCGTGAAGGCTTATAAAGAAAAAAATATGTCGATGATGGTAGACTTTCCTTTAAATAATGTGAGCCCTAATCATGAATGGGCACAGGACACTACAAAACAAAATTGGATTGTCTCTACAGATAATGGCCATATTCAATGGGATTTAACTAATAAAGATGTACAAGCTGCTTTAATTGAATCTGCGACAACATTTGTTTCTACATATGATGTTGGGGGCATACGTTTAACGAATATTGCGGATGCTGATTCTGATTTTCTCAATGAAATGATTACAGCATTAAAAGATACCAAAAATTCGTTATACGTTATTACAAATGAAGAAAGTGATGCAAATTTTGATGCAAGCTTCTCGCCAGCAACGGCTGAAATTTTCCGTAATATTTTTAAAAATGTTGATCAGGACTCATCAAAGTTAATGGAGCCTTTTGCTAGTGAGAAACCAACACAAATTATGATTGATTCACTGCAAACGCATCGTTTTACATTCGATTCGGCATCTGAAAACATGTTCCCACCAACACGATTAAAAATGGCATTGGGTGCATTATTTATGATGCCTGGTATTCCTGTAGTTCAGTACGGTACAGAAATCGCCATGAACGGGGAAGAGAAGCCTGACACACATCAGTTATACAATTTTAAAACAGATGAAGAGTTAATTGATTATATTAAAAACGTACAATCTTTACGTAATCAATCAGCGACATTACGTAAAGGTGATTTTGAAGTCATTACAAATGACAATGGTTTACTTGTATTTACACGAAAATCTGAGGAAGAGCAATGGATTATTATGGTGAACAATACGGGGAAAACACAACGTGTCGATTTAACACCAGAGCAAATTGGTGAAGGCAAAATGCTAAACGGTATTTTACAAGAAGAAAAGGTACGTATAAATGAAAAAGATGTGTACCCAGTCATTTTAGACCGTGAAATTGTAGAAATCTATCAAGTAAAAGACGATGAAGGACTAAACATTCCTTACATGGCTGCGCTTGGATTAGTCTATGTTGTATTTATTGGCTTTGTCATTGTTATTATTAAACGAGGTAAAAAACGTCGTCAAGAACAAGACGCTGCAAAGCAAAATTAG
- a CDS encoding helix-loop-helix domain-containing protein — protein sequence MCARGKHRCSEQQRRCKINSSFFSLVDAFYF from the coding sequence GTGTGTGCCCGCGGAAAGCACCGCTGTAGCGAACAACAACGACGATGCAAGATTAATTCCTCCTTTTTCTCTCTTGTCGATGCCTTTTATTTTTGA
- a CDS encoding YisL family protein: MDFLTNQTHLHITTWVVGIVIFLIAALSGKQSKGLHMVLRLFYILIIITGGALFIKGMDYGQGMLYGFKFIGGILVIGMMEMVLVRQKKNKPTTMFWILFVVFLLITLFLGFKLPMGQNFLA, from the coding sequence ATGGATTTTTTAACTAACCAAACGCATTTACACATTACAACTTGGGTAGTTGGTATCGTTATCTTTTTAATCGCAGCACTTAGTGGTAAGCAGTCTAAAGGCTTACATATGGTATTACGTTTATTTTACATTTTAATTATCATTACAGGTGGAGCATTATTTATTAAAGGAATGGACTACGGTCAAGGAATGCTTTATGGCTTTAAATTTATTGGCGGTATTTTAGTTATTGGCATGATGGAAATGGTATTAGTCCGTCAAAAGAAAAACAAGCCAACAACAATGTTCTGGATTTTATTTGTAGTGTTTTTACTAATTACACTGTTCTTAGGGTTCAAATTACCAATGGGACAAAATTTCTTAGCATAA
- a CDS encoding fumarylacetoacetate hydrolase family protein — MKILSFKLGGHVSFGPKVKKEEAVWDVLAIQNELQVLPSFSSSIVDGIALGFDFVEQIRKLVEAAEKSDRANSFKREFTVIEWLSPIPRTPKNIMCIGKNYDEHAKEMGAEAAPIDLMVFTKSPTAIAADGQTLSIHADLSSKMDYEGELAVVIGKRGKNIPKNLAFDYVFGYTIANDITARDLQDKHKQFFLGKSLEGTCPLGPYLVTKDEIPNPQDLTVVTKVNDEVRQNGTTKDMMFTVESLVSILSQHVTLEPGDVILTGTPAGVGKGMNPPQFLKAGDTVKVSIQGIGTLVNHFE, encoded by the coding sequence ATGAAAATTTTATCATTTAAATTAGGTGGACATGTAAGCTTTGGACCAAAAGTAAAAAAAGAAGAAGCGGTATGGGATGTACTCGCTATTCAAAACGAACTTCAAGTTCTCCCTTCTTTTTCAAGTTCAATTGTCGATGGCATTGCATTAGGCTTCGATTTTGTTGAACAGATTCGTAAATTAGTAGAGGCAGCAGAAAAATCTGATCGTGCGAATAGCTTCAAGCGTGAATTTACAGTGATTGAATGGTTATCACCAATTCCACGTACGCCTAAAAATATTATGTGTATCGGTAAAAACTATGATGAGCATGCAAAGGAAATGGGTGCAGAAGCAGCACCAATCGATTTAATGGTATTTACGAAGTCTCCTACAGCAATTGCTGCAGACGGCCAAACATTATCTATTCATGCTGATCTTTCTTCAAAAATGGATTATGAAGGTGAACTTGCGGTTGTCATCGGTAAACGTGGGAAAAACATTCCGAAAAATTTAGCCTTTGATTATGTATTTGGCTACACAATTGCGAATGATATTACAGCGCGTGACTTGCAAGATAAACATAAGCAGTTTTTCTTAGGAAAAAGTCTTGAAGGCACTTGCCCATTAGGACCATACCTTGTGACAAAAGATGAAATTCCAAATCCACAAGACTTAACAGTCGTAACAAAAGTGAATGATGAAGTACGCCAAAATGGTACAACAAAAGATATGATGTTCACTGTCGAATCCCTTGTGTCGATTTTATCGCAACACGTAACATTAGAGCCTGGTGATGTCATTTTAACTGGTACACCAGCAGGCGTAGGGAAAGGCATGAATCCACCGCAATTTTTAAAAGCGGGTGATACAGTGAAAGTATCTATTCAAGGTATTGGTACGTTAGTCAATCATTTCGAATAA
- a CDS encoding DUF418 domain-containing protein translates to MNLKPTMLQERIATLDILRGMSLLGILLVNMYAFYLPMPHIDLGSWFTTPSDIVWQQNLDIYVQSSFYPLFSMLFGYGLAMQWQKAQSREQNFYGTGLRRLSVLFMFGLAHAVLIWWGDILMMYAFCGVFLLLLLRLQPIWLLLTGIIINGLMHVFMLFVVGYISFNTEVDTYLNITDVEKAITAYGTGSWVDAFLQRLSDLSVQAGIGMWIASLFMVLPFMLMGAAASKWHLVERAKELKWLWLALTIVGLAAGIFLKSTPILYSRTYLLDYIKVYIGGPILSIGYIGLIVLLCLLPVVPKLLSPFAKIGRMSLTMYILQSIIGTCIFYQYGLGWYGKVSVATGVLIALGIIVAQMILAEIWLTKWKQGPFEALWRKLTYKAKTESS, encoded by the coding sequence GTGAATTTAAAACCGACGATGTTGCAGGAGCGTATTGCAACATTAGATATTTTACGTGGAATGAGTTTATTAGGTATTTTGCTCGTGAATATGTATGCTTTTTATTTGCCAATGCCACACATCGATTTAGGGTCATGGTTTACGACACCGTCTGATATTGTTTGGCAGCAAAATTTAGATATTTATGTGCAAAGCAGTTTTTACCCGTTATTTTCTATGTTATTTGGCTATGGGTTAGCGATGCAATGGCAAAAAGCCCAAAGTCGTGAGCAAAACTTTTATGGAACAGGTCTTCGAAGGCTGAGTGTATTGTTTATGTTTGGTTTGGCGCATGCGGTCCTCATTTGGTGGGGAGATATTTTAATGATGTATGCATTTTGTGGTGTTTTTTTATTGTTACTACTACGTTTACAGCCAATTTGGCTTTTATTGACTGGAATTATTATTAATGGACTTATGCATGTTTTTATGTTGTTTGTAGTAGGGTATATTAGCTTTAATACGGAGGTTGATACGTATTTAAATATTACCGATGTCGAAAAAGCAATCACGGCTTATGGCACAGGCAGTTGGGTGGATGCCTTTTTACAACGTTTATCAGACCTATCTGTTCAGGCTGGTATCGGAATGTGGATTGCGTCATTGTTTATGGTATTACCATTTATGCTAATGGGTGCTGCTGCTTCCAAATGGCATTTAGTTGAGCGAGCGAAAGAGCTGAAATGGTTGTGGCTGGCATTAACAATTGTAGGTCTCGCAGCAGGTATTTTTCTGAAAAGTACCCCAATCTTATATTCTCGTACGTATTTACTCGATTATATAAAGGTCTATATAGGTGGTCCAATATTATCAATCGGCTATATAGGGCTTATTGTCTTACTATGTTTATTGCCCGTTGTCCCAAAATTACTTAGTCCCTTTGCGAAAATCGGACGCATGTCGTTAACGATGTACATACTTCAATCCATTATCGGAACATGTATATTTTATCAATATGGATTAGGCTGGTATGGGAAAGTTAGTGTTGCTACTGGTGTGTTAATTGCTCTTGGTATTATTGTGGCACAAATGATTTTGGCAGAAATTTGGCTAACGAAGTGGAAGCAAGGTCCTTTCGAGGCTTTATGGCGCAAATTAACATATAAAGCGAAGACTGAGTCAAGCTAA
- the addA gene encoding helicase-exonuclease AddAB subunit AddA has protein sequence MVQQIPVKPANVTWTDDQWKAIYASGQDTLVSAAAGSGKTAVLINRMIEKVVATENPINVDELLVVTFTNASAAEMRHRMAEALEKAIAENPTSSHLRRQLSLVNKAQISTLHSFCLAIVKQYAYMLDIDPGFRIANEAEIALLRDDILADVLESAYDTEDEAQINAIYRLVDSFTSDRDDQAIETLMSKLYDTSRVHAEPKKWLRSLPETYKLADDVTIDDLELSKYVKLTVKHSLEEAFVLISEMRAITLQPDGPAPYAETAELDFAMIQEGIRISHEGTWQQLFDYFLTVKWSTLKRVSKDALVDVELQELAKKKRESAKKMMNKLKETYFVRTPARLLEEIRLMAPTIATLVELTTIFYEQFRLAKLERGIIDFSDLEHYALQILTEEVDGKLQPSPVALDLKKRFKEVLVDEYQDTNMLQETILQLVKLGEEQDGNLFMVGDVKQSIYRFRLAEPKLFMRKYGEFSENPDATGMRIDLNANFRSRSEVLDATNFVFAQIMGERVGEIHYDDNASLKPAAPYDDKEVPVELVVLHPLEEEATDEELEESMSEASELEELKKSQYEARFIIDRIRQMMEDGTTVYDTKTATERPLKYSDIVILMRSMTWSTDLVEEFKLAGIPLYAESSKGYFDALEVMIMLNTLKVVDNPYQDIPLASVLRAPFVGLTENELAKIRLADTKTPFYDALRQFIRSEGHGVQSETFEKLQRFMLAFENWRDLARRGSLSDLIWKIYLDTHYYEMVGAMPNGKQRQANLRVLHDRALMYEKTSFRGLFRFLRFIDRMRTRGDDLGTAKSIGEKDDVVRLVTIHSSKGLEYPVVFVAGMGRPFNKMDFHNPYLFDQDYGLAVKAIDPENRITYTSLPFLAMKEKKELEMRAEEMRVLYVAMTRAKERLILVGSVKSWGKTRDAWQDAQNLAVDAPLQDYLRARANSYFDWVGPAVARHADFASIASSPYKARQDVSHWWIRAIPTYHFMYDTQALDSDVQQMLEAPEDATLLAEITNRFQAQYAFQKSTLKRSKTSVSEIKRVESLQRQEEPEYYFMNPKKNQATIAPRPTFLQDKQLTGAEMGTAVHTAMQHVPQSGFSTVQEVEQFVAELVAKQLLTEAESKIVPCEKIFRFFTTEIGQRFKNAKQIRREMPFTISRVDEDGDAQIVQGIVDCLFEDVYGNWILLDYKTDRIRPPFMEEPALSKELIGRYGVQLRVYSEAIESILHIQVNEKVLYLFDIEQALYA, from the coding sequence ATGGTGCAGCAAATACCTGTGAAGCCAGCAAATGTCACTTGGACAGATGATCAGTGGAAAGCGATATATGCAAGTGGACAAGATACTCTTGTTTCAGCAGCAGCTGGATCTGGTAAAACAGCAGTGCTCATTAATCGCATGATTGAGAAAGTCGTCGCAACAGAAAACCCAATTAATGTGGATGAATTACTTGTTGTAACGTTTACTAATGCTTCGGCAGCTGAAATGCGCCATCGTATGGCAGAGGCACTTGAAAAGGCGATAGCAGAAAATCCGACGTCTAGCCATTTACGACGTCAGTTGAGTCTAGTTAATAAAGCGCAAATATCAACACTGCATTCCTTCTGTTTAGCCATTGTGAAGCAGTATGCGTATATGCTCGATATTGACCCAGGTTTTAGGATAGCGAATGAGGCTGAGATTGCGTTGCTTAGAGATGATATTCTAGCTGACGTGCTAGAATCAGCCTACGATACAGAGGACGAAGCTCAAATCAATGCCATATATCGATTAGTGGATAGTTTTACATCAGATCGTGATGATCAGGCGATTGAAACATTAATGAGTAAGCTTTATGATACGTCACGCGTTCATGCTGAACCGAAAAAATGGTTACGAAGCTTACCAGAAACATATAAGTTAGCAGATGATGTGACAATCGATGATTTAGAGTTATCAAAGTATGTGAAATTAACTGTTAAACATAGTCTAGAGGAAGCTTTCGTGCTAATTTCTGAAATGCGTGCTATTACGCTTCAGCCAGACGGCCCTGCGCCATATGCTGAAACGGCAGAGCTCGATTTTGCCATGATTCAAGAAGGGATTCGGATTAGTCATGAAGGAACGTGGCAACAGCTATTTGATTATTTTTTAACTGTCAAATGGTCGACATTGAAGCGCGTGTCAAAGGATGCATTAGTCGATGTAGAGCTTCAGGAGCTGGCAAAGAAAAAGCGTGAGTCGGCTAAAAAAATGATGAATAAGCTGAAAGAAACTTATTTTGTTCGCACACCAGCACGTCTGCTAGAAGAAATACGACTAATGGCACCGACGATTGCAACTTTAGTTGAGTTGACGACTATTTTTTACGAGCAATTCCGTCTGGCAAAATTAGAGCGGGGAATTATCGACTTTTCCGACTTAGAGCATTATGCATTGCAAATTTTAACGGAAGAGGTAGATGGTAAACTACAGCCTTCTCCTGTCGCGTTAGATTTGAAAAAACGTTTTAAAGAAGTGCTCGTAGATGAATATCAAGATACGAATATGCTACAAGAAACGATATTACAATTAGTCAAACTTGGTGAAGAGCAAGATGGCAACCTTTTTATGGTTGGTGACGTAAAACAAAGTATATATCGCTTCCGTTTAGCAGAGCCAAAGCTCTTTATGCGAAAGTATGGTGAGTTTTCAGAGAATCCAGATGCAACTGGCATGCGCATTGATTTGAATGCTAATTTCCGAAGTCGTAGTGAGGTTTTAGATGCCACAAATTTTGTATTTGCACAAATTATGGGTGAACGTGTTGGTGAAATACACTATGATGACAATGCTTCATTAAAGCCAGCAGCACCGTATGATGATAAAGAAGTACCTGTTGAACTCGTTGTTTTGCATCCACTAGAGGAGGAAGCAACGGATGAAGAACTGGAAGAGAGTATGAGCGAGGCATCAGAGCTTGAGGAACTAAAGAAATCCCAGTATGAAGCAAGATTTATTATTGATCGAATTCGCCAAATGATGGAAGACGGCACAACCGTATATGATACGAAAACCGCAACAGAGCGCCCATTAAAATACAGTGACATCGTTATTTTAATGCGTTCGATGACATGGTCAACGGATTTAGTGGAAGAATTTAAGCTTGCTGGAATTCCTCTCTATGCAGAGTCATCTAAAGGTTATTTTGACGCACTTGAAGTGATGATTATGCTTAACACATTAAAAGTCGTAGATAATCCGTATCAAGATATTCCACTAGCCTCTGTGTTGCGAGCACCCTTTGTAGGCTTAACAGAAAACGAGTTAGCCAAAATTCGTTTAGCAGATACAAAAACACCGTTCTACGATGCATTAAGGCAGTTTATTCGTAGTGAAGGACATGGTGTACAATCTGAAACATTTGAGAAGCTTCAACGTTTTATGCTGGCATTTGAAAATTGGCGAGATTTAGCGCGACGAGGATCTTTGTCAGATTTAATTTGGAAAATCTACTTAGATACACATTATTATGAAATGGTTGGCGCAATGCCGAATGGCAAACAACGACAGGCAAATTTACGCGTTTTACATGATCGAGCATTAATGTATGAAAAAACGTCGTTTCGAGGCTTATTCCGCTTCCTACGCTTTATAGATCGTATGCGCACACGTGGCGACGATTTAGGAACGGCAAAGTCCATTGGGGAAAAAGATGATGTCGTAAGACTTGTGACAATACACTCCTCCAAAGGGTTAGAGTACCCTGTTGTGTTTGTTGCAGGAATGGGACGTCCCTTCAATAAAATGGATTTCCATAATCCGTATTTATTCGACCAGGATTATGGGCTTGCAGTCAAGGCGATTGATCCAGAAAATCGTATAACTTATACTTCCTTACCGTTTCTTGCGATGAAGGAGAAAAAAGAGCTTGAAATGAGAGCCGAAGAAATGCGGGTTTTATATGTAGCAATGACACGTGCCAAGGAACGGCTTATTTTAGTAGGTTCAGTAAAAAGCTGGGGTAAAACACGTGATGCTTGGCAGGATGCTCAAAACTTGGCTGTGGATGCACCGTTGCAAGATTATTTACGTGCACGTGCCAATAGTTATTTTGACTGGGTTGGACCTGCTGTTGCACGACATGCTGATTTTGCATCCATCGCAAGTTCACCATATAAGGCGAGACAAGATGTATCTCATTGGTGGATTCGTGCGATACCAACCTATCACTTTATGTATGACACGCAAGCGCTCGACAGTGACGTACAGCAGATGCTAGAAGCACCCGAGGATGCGACGTTGCTCGCAGAAATTACAAATCGCTTCCAAGCGCAGTATGCATTTCAAAAATCGACACTAAAACGCTCAAAAACATCTGTTAGTGAAATAAAGCGTGTTGAAAGTTTACAACGTCAAGAAGAGCCAGAATACTACTTTATGAATCCTAAAAAGAATCAGGCTACGATTGCACCTAGACCAACCTTTTTACAGGACAAGCAGCTAACAGGTGCAGAAATGGGTACAGCTGTCCATACGGCTATGCAGCATGTACCACAGAGTGGCTTTTCTACAGTGCAAGAGGTTGAGCAATTTGTAGCTGAGTTAGTGGCAAAACAGTTGCTCACGGAGGCAGAAAGCAAAATTGTTCCGTGCGAGAAAATTTTCCGTTTCTTTACAACAGAGATTGGACAACGCTTTAAAAATGCCAAGCAAATTCGCAGAGAAATGCCATTTACCATTAGTCGTGTCGATGAAGACGGTGACGCGCAAATCGTTCAAGGGATTGTGGATTGCTTGTTTGAGGATGTTTATGGCAACTGGATATTACTTGATTATAAAACAGACCGTATTAGGCCCCCATTTATGGAGGAGCCAGCGCTATCGAAGGAACTTATAGGTCGCTATGGTGTACAACTACGTGTTTATAGTGAGGCGATTGAATCGATTTTACACATACAAGTAAATGAAAAAGTGTTGTACTTGTTTGATATTGAGCAGGCACTTTATGCGTAG